A single Saccharolobus shibatae B12 DNA region contains:
- a CDS encoding cbb3-type cytochrome c oxidase subunit I translates to MNIKRVLKVALYTTSASDIGQMYITLGIIALLAGAVNAALIRYQLTYQTLSAVDYYNAVSLHGIFMIFFMVMPISVGFANYLIPRMIGAHDLYWPRINALSFWILVPAVFLALIAPWFGPVNTGWYMYAPLSVETSVNYGLGVTLVEIALILSGISSTLTGVNFLMTIIKLKKIPYFKMSLFTWSFFATAILLVVAMPPLTAGLVFAYLERLWNLPFFDQALGGSPVLWQNLFWFFGHPEVYILMLPAMGLVGEILPRMVGRQIYGYKALALSSMAIAFLSVLGVWMHHMFTAIDNTVAQIVSSATTMAIAVPSGVKVFNWTATLYGGEIKYKAPAILVISFIAIFLVGGITGVFFPLVPLDYAFNGTYLVVGHFHYMVFAILFALLAGLIYYFPYFTGKWYHEDIVKSGTIMIVAGAFLIATGMVIDGVLGMPRRYAAVPSPIYIPFQQMIDVGGVLMGIGLIMAFGDLLYSWIKGKVVETIDPWNAVQIGLPDFYIKPVKLPLSFGKSLDGSFDEEYHGISFPYYSILGIMLSFIPLGFMFMFINLIPIGILLVLIFMSTGIYWAYDQWFKQIPPSMQLDGGSPVSAGSVNNGIALTPSLGTIIMRDARSAVLWFILAEICLFGSFIGGYMFVASPITNPIAYANVPPLRVEYFPLPVIMTVILLSSSIPAHLAYEEFKKGNMKMFKALGILTAVMGFTFLMGQVYEFTHVIHFTPQQSAFTAFFFSTVSLHGFHVIMGLVVWAFVLLRAYKGVTPYGGSVAATYYWHFVDAIWVVVFSTFYLHLFV, encoded by the coding sequence ATGAACATAAAAAGAGTTTTAAAAGTAGCATTATACACAACAAGTGCAAGTGATATTGGACAAATGTATATAACACTGGGTATAATTGCACTATTAGCAGGTGCGGTAAACGCAGCACTTATCAGATATCAACTAACTTATCAAACCTTAAGTGCTGTAGATTATTATAACGCTGTATCACTACATGGTATCTTCATGATATTCTTCATGGTAATGCCCATTTCAGTGGGATTCGCAAATTACCTAATACCTAGGATGATTGGCGCTCATGATTTATACTGGCCTAGAATTAATGCGCTATCCTTTTGGATTTTAGTTCCCGCAGTTTTCTTAGCGCTCATAGCCCCTTGGTTCGGGCCTGTCAATACAGGTTGGTATATGTACGCTCCTCTTTCTGTTGAGACATCAGTGAATTATGGGTTAGGTGTAACGTTAGTCGAGATTGCCCTTATATTATCAGGTATTTCATCAACGCTAACAGGAGTTAATTTCCTTATGACTATTATAAAACTGAAGAAAATACCGTACTTTAAGATGTCCTTATTTACGTGGTCATTCTTCGCCACTGCGATATTATTAGTGGTCGCAATGCCTCCATTAACTGCAGGATTAGTTTTCGCCTATCTGGAAAGATTGTGGAATTTACCGTTCTTTGATCAGGCTTTAGGTGGAAGTCCAGTATTATGGCAAAACTTGTTCTGGTTCTTTGGACATCCCGAGGTGTACATATTAATGTTACCTGCAATGGGGCTAGTTGGTGAGATCTTGCCTAGAATGGTCGGTAGGCAAATTTACGGTTACAAAGCATTGGCACTATCGTCAATGGCCATAGCATTTCTAAGCGTACTAGGAGTATGGATGCACCACATGTTCACAGCTATTGATAATACAGTAGCACAAATAGTGTCATCTGCAACAACAATGGCAATTGCAGTGCCTTCTGGAGTAAAGGTATTCAACTGGACTGCGACTTTATATGGTGGAGAGATAAAATATAAGGCACCCGCAATTTTAGTAATATCATTTATAGCCATATTTTTGGTTGGAGGAATCACTGGAGTGTTCTTTCCATTAGTACCACTAGATTATGCATTTAATGGTACCTATTTAGTAGTAGGACATTTCCATTATATGGTATTTGCAATACTATTTGCGTTATTAGCTGGTTTGATTTATTATTTCCCTTACTTTACTGGTAAGTGGTACCACGAGGATATAGTGAAAAGCGGAACTATAATGATAGTAGCTGGTGCATTCCTAATAGCTACTGGCATGGTTATTGATGGGGTCCTAGGAATGCCTAGAAGATACGCTGCAGTTCCATCACCAATATACATTCCATTTCAGCAAATGATTGATGTTGGAGGAGTGTTAATGGGGATAGGGTTAATAATGGCATTTGGGGATTTGTTATACTCATGGATAAAGGGTAAGGTTGTAGAGACAATAGATCCTTGGAACGCCGTACAGATAGGTTTACCAGATTTCTACATTAAACCAGTAAAATTACCATTAAGTTTTGGTAAGTCATTAGATGGTAGTTTTGATGAGGAATATCACGGGATTAGTTTCCCCTACTATAGTATTCTGGGAATTATGCTATCGTTTATACCTTTGGGTTTCATGTTTATGTTCATCAACTTAATACCAATTGGTATACTATTAGTACTAATATTTATGAGCACTGGAATATATTGGGCATATGATCAATGGTTTAAACAAATACCTCCATCAATGCAACTTGACGGAGGTTCACCAGTATCCGCTGGTAGTGTAAATAATGGAATCGCTTTAACACCATCATTAGGAACTATCATAATGAGGGATGCTAGGTCTGCAGTATTATGGTTTATATTAGCTGAGATATGCCTATTCGGATCCTTTATAGGAGGATATATGTTTGTGGCGAGTCCAATTACTAATCCGATAGCATACGCAAATGTACCGCCATTAAGAGTTGAGTACTTCCCGTTGCCAGTAATAATGACAGTTATACTGCTTTCAAGTTCCATACCAGCACATTTAGCATATGAAGAATTTAAGAAAGGAAATATGAAGATGTTTAAGGCTCTAGGGATACTAACTGCGGTAATGGGATTCACGTTCTTAATGGGACAAGTTTACGAGTTTACGCATGTAATACACTTTACCCCACAACAATCAGCGTTTACAGCGTTTTTCTTTAGCACAGTAAGTTTACACGGATTCCACGTAATCATGGGATTGGTAGTATGGGCATTTGTGCTATTAAGGGCTTATAAGGGAGTGACACCCTATGGTGGTTCAGTCGCGGCAACGTACTATTGGCACTTTGTAGATGCCATATGGGTCGTAGTATTCAGTACGTTCTACCTTCATCTCTTCGTATAA
- a CDS encoding sulfocyanin: MKAQSSILPVIVGILVAIIAVGVSVYAYYEYQILSAPTPTATSTSTSTSSQIPLKYDSTNKTVFLTIAVLTSGPTFNFNGTSNGQLKIYIPAGWSVYVNYINEQSLPHNLALLQNTTATPNNADVEQFGKILYIVGATISNYETAGISSGQKVSGLWGPLNAGMYMLVCGILGHAESGMWAVVIVSSNVTTPYATTS; encoded by the coding sequence ATGAAAGCACAGTCCTCTATTCTGCCCGTAATCGTTGGAATCCTAGTTGCAATAATAGCAGTAGGAGTTTCAGTGTATGCCTATTATGAATATCAAATACTCTCAGCGCCTACTCCTACAGCTACTAGTACCTCCACTTCAACTTCAAGCCAAATTCCACTAAAATATGACTCTACAAATAAAACAGTATTTTTAACAATTGCCGTTTTAACGAGTGGACCAACTTTCAATTTTAATGGTACTAGCAATGGACAACTGAAAATTTATATCCCTGCAGGATGGTCAGTTTACGTGAATTATATAAACGAACAATCTCTACCTCATAACCTGGCACTTTTACAAAACACTACCGCAACACCTAACAACGCGGATGTTGAGCAGTTCGGCAAAATATTATATATCGTTGGCGCCACTATCAGCAATTACGAAACTGCCGGAATTTCAAGTGGGCAAAAGGTTAGTGGATTGTGGGGACCATTAAATGCCGGCATGTACATGTTGGTTTGTGGTATCTTAGGACACGCTGAAAGTGGAATGTGGGCGGTAGTTATTGTTTCATCAAACGTGACTACTCCTTATGCTACAACAAGTTAG
- a CDS encoding DUF1404 domain-containing protein produces the protein MNNYFFIAVLIFCTFLIVVSVNPFTEEYMFVNPIPYMLAHYSLFGAGILLSYFIIRRKIVDKSIAVTVGASTAFLWHYPYFFNLGTEILSIRVIEEISLLIGGLMIGSSLKELSRNFKVLLLALWMIGDSILSLILMISPSLYTAVYTPQELEYVGIIMFLMMNLIAVYILLTYINNLLRDEKDVVNEDYQRNTYPKNEH, from the coding sequence GTGAATAATTATTTTTTTATAGCAGTTCTTATTTTCTGTACCTTTCTTATCGTGGTTTCTGTTAATCCATTTACAGAGGAGTACATGTTTGTTAATCCGATACCCTATATGTTAGCTCATTATTCACTTTTTGGGGCTGGTATTCTTCTTTCATATTTTATCATAAGGAGGAAAATTGTGGATAAAAGTATAGCTGTTACAGTTGGGGCTTCGACAGCTTTCCTATGGCATTATCCATATTTCTTTAATTTAGGAACTGAAATCTTATCCATACGAGTGATTGAGGAGATATCCTTATTAATTGGAGGTCTAATGATAGGTTCTTCTCTAAAGGAACTTAGCAGAAACTTTAAGGTTCTTCTTTTAGCCCTATGGATGATAGGAGATAGTATACTTTCATTAATATTAATGATAAGTCCATCGCTTTATACTGCTGTATATACTCCTCAAGAACTAGAGTATGTAGGTATAATAATGTTCCTAATGATGAACCTAATTGCAGTGTATATATTGTTAACCTACATAAATAATTTATTAAGAGATGAGAAGGATGTTGTTAATGAAGACTATCAGAGAAATACCTATCCCAAGAATGAGCACTAA